The following are encoded together in the Carbonactinospora thermoautotrophica genome:
- the glgB gene encoding 1,4-alpha-glucan branching protein GlgB, whose amino-acid sequence MTEALPAPRLDAAELRRLLAGEHHDPHAVLGPHPTADGVVVRVLRPWAQAVSVITGDGRYELAHEEDGLFSGVLPLDQVPDYRLEVTYPDGTIRTDDPYRFWPTLGEFDLHLIAEGRHEQLWQVLGAHVRTYQTPLGPVRGTSFAVWAPNARGVRVVGDFNYWDGRAHPMRSLGASGVWELFIPDVGHGTKYKYEILGRDGMWRQKADPLAFATECPPATASVVYASDYRWGDAEWLARRAQRNPYTEPMSIYEVHLGSWRKGLSYRELADELVTYVLDMGFTHVEFLPVAEHPFGGSWGYQVSAYFAPTARFGTPDDFRYLVDRLHQAGIGVIVDWVPAHFPRDDWALANFDGTALYEHADPRLGEHPDWGTLIFDFGRREVRNFLVANAVYWLEEFHVDGLRVDAVASMLYRDYSRPEGAWVPNVYGGRENLEAVSFLQEMNATVYKRVPGVVTIAEESTSWPGVTRPTDAGGLGFGFKWNMGWMHDSLAYLSKDPIYRQYHHNQMTFSMMYAYSENFVLPISHDEVVHGKGSLLRKMPGDRWQQLANVRAYLAYMWAHPGKQLLFMGCEFAQEAEWSDSRGLDWELLADPAHKGVQQLVRDLNRVYRETPALWSRDTDPSGFTWLEANDAAGNVFAFLRWGEDGSVLACVANFAAVPHEGYRIGLPRPGRWREVLNTDAEVYGGSNVGNLGQVVTEEIPWQGQPHSAVLRVPPLGTLWFRHEPQNRFRHEPQNRGW is encoded by the coding sequence GTGACCGAAGCTCTGCCGGCACCTCGGCTGGACGCCGCCGAGCTGCGCCGGCTGCTGGCCGGCGAGCATCACGACCCGCACGCGGTGCTCGGGCCCCACCCGACCGCCGACGGCGTGGTGGTGCGCGTGCTACGGCCCTGGGCGCAAGCTGTGTCCGTCATCACCGGTGACGGCCGGTACGAGCTGGCGCACGAGGAGGACGGCCTGTTCTCGGGAGTGCTGCCGCTGGACCAGGTGCCGGACTACCGGCTTGAGGTCACGTACCCCGACGGCACGATCCGAACCGACGACCCGTACCGCTTCTGGCCCACGCTGGGCGAGTTCGACCTGCACCTGATCGCGGAGGGCCGCCACGAGCAGCTGTGGCAGGTGCTGGGCGCGCACGTGCGCACCTACCAGACGCCGCTGGGACCGGTGAGGGGCACCTCATTCGCGGTGTGGGCGCCGAACGCGCGCGGCGTGCGGGTGGTCGGCGACTTCAACTACTGGGACGGGCGCGCCCACCCGATGCGCTCCCTCGGCGCGAGCGGGGTGTGGGAGCTGTTCATCCCCGACGTCGGGCACGGCACCAAGTACAAGTACGAGATCCTCGGCCGGGACGGGATGTGGCGGCAGAAGGCCGACCCGCTGGCGTTCGCGACCGAGTGCCCGCCCGCGACCGCGTCGGTGGTGTACGCGTCCGACTACCGGTGGGGCGACGCCGAGTGGCTGGCCCGCCGCGCCCAGCGCAACCCCTACACCGAGCCGATGTCGATCTACGAGGTGCACCTGGGCTCCTGGCGCAAGGGGCTGTCGTACCGGGAGCTGGCCGACGAGCTGGTCACGTACGTGCTGGACATGGGGTTTACGCACGTGGAGTTCCTGCCCGTGGCCGAGCACCCGTTCGGCGGGTCGTGGGGGTACCAGGTCTCCGCGTACTTCGCGCCCACCGCGCGGTTCGGAACCCCCGACGACTTCCGGTACCTGGTCGACCGGCTGCACCAGGCCGGGATCGGCGTGATCGTGGACTGGGTGCCGGCACACTTCCCGCGCGACGACTGGGCGCTGGCGAACTTCGACGGCACGGCGTTGTACGAGCACGCCGACCCGCGGCTGGGCGAGCACCCCGACTGGGGCACGCTGATCTTCGACTTCGGCCGGCGCGAGGTGCGCAACTTCCTGGTCGCCAACGCCGTGTACTGGCTGGAGGAGTTCCACGTCGACGGGCTGCGCGTGGACGCGGTCGCCTCCATGCTGTACCGCGACTACTCCCGCCCGGAGGGCGCCTGGGTGCCGAACGTGTACGGCGGCCGGGAGAACCTGGAGGCGGTGTCGTTCCTCCAGGAGATGAACGCCACCGTGTACAAGCGGGTGCCCGGCGTGGTGACGATCGCCGAGGAGTCGACCTCCTGGCCCGGGGTGACGCGGCCGACCGACGCCGGCGGGCTCGGCTTCGGGTTCAAGTGGAACATGGGCTGGATGCACGACTCGCTGGCGTACCTGTCCAAGGACCCGATCTACCGGCAGTACCACCACAACCAGATGACGTTCTCGATGATGTACGCCTACAGCGAGAACTTCGTGCTGCCGATCAGCCACGACGAGGTGGTCCACGGCAAGGGGTCCCTGCTGCGCAAGATGCCCGGCGACCGGTGGCAGCAGCTGGCCAACGTCCGCGCCTACCTCGCGTACATGTGGGCCCACCCGGGCAAGCAACTGCTCTTCATGGGGTGCGAGTTCGCCCAGGAGGCCGAGTGGTCCGACAGCCGCGGGCTGGACTGGGAGCTGCTGGCCGATCCCGCCCACAAGGGCGTGCAGCAGCTCGTCCGTGACCTGAACCGGGTGTACCGGGAGACCCCGGCCCTGTGGTCGCGCGACACCGACCCGTCCGGTTTCACCTGGCTGGAGGCGAACGACGCGGCCGGCAACGTGTTCGCGTTCCTGCGCTGGGGCGAGGACGGGTCGGTCCTGGCCTGTGTCGCGAACTTCGCGGCCGTACCGCACGAAGGGTACCGGATCGGACTCCCCCGGCCCGGCCGCTGGCGGGAGGTCCTGAACACCGACGCCGAGGTGTACGGCGGCTCCAACGTCGGCAACCTCGGCCAGGTGGTCACCGAGGAGATCCCGTGGCAGGGCCAGCCCCACTCGGCCGTGCTGCGCGTCCCGCCGCTGGGCACGCTCTGGTTCCGGCACGAGCCGCAGAACCGGTTCCGACATGAGCCGCAGAACCGCGGCTGGTGA
- a CDS encoding flavin reductase family protein, whose product MSVSHDVELRPVTARVFREALARHATGVVVVTAATPSGPVGFTVTSFTSVSQEPPLISFCLGRGSSSWPRFGRARHFAANLLAAGQEDVAARFARRGADRFGAPTRWIEGPAGLPLLHGSTTHLVCRRHAAIPVGDHILVVGLVVETALGPGDAPLLYHRGRFGQLAEG is encoded by the coding sequence ATGAGCGTGTCGCACGACGTCGAGCTGCGGCCGGTCACCGCGCGGGTCTTCCGAGAGGCGCTCGCCAGGCACGCCACGGGCGTCGTCGTGGTCACCGCCGCCACGCCGTCAGGTCCGGTGGGCTTCACCGTGACCTCGTTCACCTCGGTCAGCCAGGAGCCACCGCTGATCTCGTTCTGCTTGGGGCGCGGATCGTCGAGTTGGCCCCGGTTCGGGCGCGCCCGGCACTTCGCGGCGAACCTCCTGGCCGCCGGTCAGGAGGACGTCGCGGCCCGGTTCGCGCGCCGCGGCGCGGACCGGTTCGGCGCGCCGACCCGGTGGATCGAGGGCCCCGCGGGGCTGCCCCTGCTGCACGGGTCCACGACCCATCTGGTGTGCCGCCGCCACGCCGCGATCCCGGTCGGCGACCACATCCTCGTGGTGGGCCTTGTCGTGGAGACCGCACTGGGGCCGGGGGACGCGCCGCTGCTCTATCACCGGGGGCGGTTCGGGCAGCTGGCGGAGGGCTGA
- a CDS encoding NADPH-dependent FMN reductase: MPTHPRFTVLVGHPNPGSRTARIALRAAGALRAAVPQLTEPAIVDLAMLASRLFATRRPPEVTRALDTVAGTQVLLVATPVLKGSYTGLLKAFLDQLPPDALAGRLALPLLVAGSAWHSLALEMHLRPLLIDLGATVPTPGLVLLEHELTRVERTLDEWAAAVAPTVRGLTRRKAAA; encoded by the coding sequence ATGCCCACCCATCCGCGTTTCACCGTCCTGGTCGGCCACCCGAACCCCGGCTCCCGCACGGCCCGTATCGCGCTGCGCGCGGCGGGCGCGCTCCGGGCGGCCGTGCCGCAGCTGACCGAACCGGCGATCGTGGACCTGGCGATGCTCGCCTCGCGCCTGTTCGCCACCCGGCGACCACCGGAGGTGACCCGTGCCCTCGACACCGTCGCGGGCACGCAGGTCCTGCTCGTCGCCACACCCGTGCTCAAGGGCAGTTACACGGGACTGCTCAAGGCGTTCCTCGACCAACTCCCGCCCGACGCCCTGGCCGGGAGGCTCGCGCTGCCGTTGCTCGTGGCCGGGTCGGCGTGGCACTCCCTCGCCCTTGAGATGCACCTGCGCCCGCTGTTGATCGACTTGGGCGCGACGGTGCCGACCCCGGGGCTGGTCCTGTTGGAGCACGAGTTGACCCGCGTGGAGCGGACCCTGGACGAGTGGGCCGCCGCCGTGGCGCCGACCGTGCGCGGGCTCACCCGGCGGAAGGCGGCGGCATGA
- a CDS encoding LLM class flavin-dependent oxidoreductase codes for MSLTFHWFLPTSGDSRTIVGGSQGLTRGFVTGRDPVFRPPDIEYLAQIARAAERLGFTGVLTPTGTRCEDAWLVTAALTRETERLKFLVAFRPGLLSPTLAAQMAAAYQRISRGRLLLNIVTGGEPQEQRRFGDWLSKDERYARTDEFLTILRGAWSGTPFDFAGEYYRVAGATVSRPPEPPPVLYFGGSSQAAGLVAAKHADVYLTWGEPPAQVAEKLAWVRGLAGGRRLRFGIRLHVIARDTAREAWAEAQRLLDNLDPADIARAQEALRRSESEGQRRMLALHGGSTRDLEVAPNLWAGIGLVRGGAGTALVGSHAEIADRIEEYHALGIDEFILSGYPHLEEAYWFGEGVLPVLRRRGLLGDAAPAEPRRAPISA; via the coding sequence ATGTCACTGACGTTCCACTGGTTCCTCCCCACCTCCGGCGACAGCCGGACGATCGTCGGCGGCAGCCAGGGCCTGACCCGCGGGTTCGTCACCGGGCGGGACCCTGTCTTCCGCCCGCCTGACATCGAGTACCTGGCGCAGATCGCGCGCGCCGCCGAGCGGCTCGGCTTCACCGGGGTGCTCACCCCCACCGGCACCCGGTGCGAGGACGCCTGGCTGGTGACGGCCGCGCTGACCCGGGAGACCGAGCGGCTGAAGTTCCTCGTGGCCTTCCGCCCGGGGTTGCTCAGCCCCACGCTCGCGGCCCAGATGGCGGCCGCGTACCAGCGGATCTCCCGCGGGCGGCTGCTGCTCAACATCGTGACCGGCGGGGAGCCGCAGGAGCAGCGGCGGTTCGGCGACTGGCTGTCCAAGGACGAGCGGTACGCGCGCACCGACGAGTTCCTGACGATCCTGCGGGGCGCCTGGAGCGGAACGCCGTTCGACTTCGCCGGCGAGTACTACCGGGTGGCCGGCGCCACCGTGTCGCGCCCGCCCGAGCCGCCGCCGGTCCTGTACTTCGGCGGTTCCTCGCAAGCGGCCGGCCTGGTCGCGGCGAAGCACGCCGACGTCTACCTCACCTGGGGCGAACCGCCCGCCCAGGTGGCAGAGAAGCTGGCCTGGGTACGTGGGCTGGCCGGGGGCCGCCGGCTGCGCTTCGGCATCCGGCTGCACGTGATCGCCCGGGACACCGCCCGGGAGGCGTGGGCCGAGGCGCAGCGCCTGCTGGACAACCTCGACCCCGCCGACATCGCCCGCGCCCAGGAGGCGCTGCGCCGCAGCGAGTCAGAAGGCCAGCGCCGGATGCTAGCCCTGCACGGCGGGTCGACCCGCGACCTGGAGGTGGCGCCCAACCTGTGGGCCGGGATCGGCCTGGTCCGCGGCGGGGCCGGCACCGCGCTGGTGGGCAGCCACGCCGAGATCGCGGATCGGATCGAGGAGTACCACGCGCTGGGCATCGACGAGTTCATCCTCTCCGGCTACCCGCACCTGGAGGAGGCGTACTGGTTCGGGGAGGGCGTGCTGCCGGTGCTGCGTCGGCGGGGCCTGCTCGGCGACGCAGCACCGGCCGAGCCGCGTCGCGCCCCGATCAGCGCCTGA
- a CDS encoding ABC transporter substrate-binding protein → MSPLSRRCLLAGLLASFTVAACGRADTGHAGSGGDLSRVILRVGDQKAGSQALLSAAGELDDVPYRIEWSPFQFGPPLLEAVNAQAVDIGGVGNTPPIFAAAAGAKIKVVAAHRQDMSGAAILVPAGSPIRRVADLKGKRVAVAKGSSANYHLLAVLRKNGLAFSEIQVSYLAPPDALAAFTAGRVDAWTIWDPYTAQAQAAYGARVLVDGNGYSNGLAFQVAGERALADPGKAAAIRDYLTRLARARVWANQHPEQWAKVWAQQTGLPYEAVLTAARRSTTVPIPIDDAVVASEQEIADAFADARLVPRRIRFADFVDRRFNDVLPTPAAT, encoded by the coding sequence ATGAGCCCGCTGTCCCGTCGCTGCTTGCTGGCCGGCCTGCTCGCCTCGTTCACGGTCGCCGCCTGCGGCCGCGCCGACACCGGCCACGCCGGGAGCGGGGGCGACCTGTCCAGGGTGATCTTGCGGGTCGGCGACCAGAAGGCCGGCTCGCAGGCGCTGCTGTCCGCCGCGGGCGAGCTGGACGACGTGCCGTACCGGATCGAGTGGTCCCCGTTCCAGTTCGGGCCGCCGCTGCTGGAGGCCGTCAACGCGCAGGCGGTCGACATCGGCGGCGTCGGCAACACGCCACCAATCTTCGCGGCGGCGGCCGGCGCCAAGATCAAGGTCGTGGCGGCTCACCGGCAGGACATGTCCGGCGCGGCCATCCTCGTCCCAGCCGGCTCCCCGATCCGCCGGGTGGCCGACCTGAAGGGCAAGCGCGTGGCGGTCGCGAAAGGCAGCTCGGCCAACTACCACCTGCTCGCCGTGCTCCGGAAGAACGGGCTCGCCTTCTCCGAGATCCAGGTGAGCTACCTGGCCCCGCCCGACGCCCTGGCCGCGTTCACCGCCGGCCGGGTGGACGCGTGGACCATCTGGGACCCCTACACGGCCCAGGCCCAGGCGGCGTACGGGGCGCGGGTGCTCGTCGACGGCAACGGGTACAGCAACGGGCTCGCGTTCCAGGTCGCCGGCGAGCGCGCGCTGGCCGACCCGGGCAAGGCGGCTGCGATCCGCGACTACCTGACCCGGCTGGCCCGGGCCCGCGTCTGGGCGAACCAGCATCCGGAGCAGTGGGCGAAGGTCTGGGCGCAACAGACCGGCCTGCCCTACGAGGCGGTGCTGACGGCCGCCCGGCGCAGCACCACGGTACCGATCCCGATCGACGACGCGGTCGTGGCCTCCGAGCAGGAGATCGCCGACGCCTTCGCCGACGCGCGTCTGGTGCCGCGGCGGATCCGGTTCGCCGACTTCGTGGACCGGCGTTTCAACGATGTCCTGCCGACGCCCGCCGCGACCTGA
- a CDS encoding ABC transporter ATP-binding protein — translation MAAQLRPSVTAGAPVEQRTAPVAVAERVTRVFDSRVVLDGLDLTLARGEFVALLGRSGSGKSTLLRALAGLDPDVSGRLVVEGTVAVAFQEPRLLPWKRVWANVVLGLGRGQDQSRGRALAALAEVGLAARADAWPLTLSGGEAQRASLARALVREPDLLLLDEPFGALDALTRATMHRLVEDLWTRHRPAVLLVTHDVDEAVALADRVLVLADGRIRHSSAVPLPRPRRRDHPEFTRLRARLLAELGVPSEEARATPGDRR, via the coding sequence ATGGCGGCTCAGCTTCGTCCGTCCGTGACCGCGGGCGCGCCCGTGGAACAGCGGACCGCCCCCGTCGCCGTCGCCGAGCGCGTCACCCGGGTGTTCGACAGCCGGGTGGTGCTGGACGGGCTCGACCTCACCCTGGCCCGCGGGGAGTTCGTGGCCCTGCTGGGGCGCAGCGGCTCCGGCAAGTCCACCCTGCTGCGAGCGCTCGCGGGACTCGACCCGGACGTGTCGGGCCGCCTGGTCGTCGAAGGCACGGTCGCGGTGGCGTTCCAGGAGCCCCGACTGCTGCCCTGGAAGCGGGTGTGGGCCAACGTGGTGCTCGGGCTCGGGCGCGGCCAGGACCAGTCGCGTGGGCGCGCGCTCGCCGCCCTCGCCGAGGTCGGCCTCGCCGCACGCGCCGACGCCTGGCCCCTCACCCTGTCCGGCGGGGAGGCGCAGCGGGCGTCACTGGCCCGAGCCCTCGTCCGCGAACCCGACCTGCTGCTCCTGGACGAGCCGTTCGGCGCCCTGGACGCGCTCACCCGGGCGACCATGCACCGCCTCGTGGAGGACCTGTGGACGCGGCACCGCCCCGCGGTCCTGCTGGTGACCCACGACGTGGATGAGGCCGTGGCGCTCGCCGACCGCGTCCTCGTGCTCGCCGACGGCCGCATCCGGCACTCCTCGGCCGTCCCGCTGCCGCGTCCGCGCCGACGTGACCACCCGGAGTTCACGCGGTTGCGCGCCCGGCTGCTCGCAGAGCTGGGCGTGCCGTCGGAGGAGGCCCGTGCCACCCCGGGAGATCGCCGATGA
- a CDS encoding ABC transporter permease → MLPERLLASPARVAAAAWELTSAGTLPAALAISLERVAAGFALGAAAGLGLSLVAGLSRLGENVLDPPLQMLRALPHFGLIPLLILWFGIGEAPKIALVALGVAFPLYVNTFSGIRGADAKLIEVAQVLRLSRAQRIWHVILPSALPQALVGLRQSLAAAWLALIVGEQVNAEAGLGYLVTDAREFLRTDVIVLGLLIYSLLGLLTDALVRYAERRALAWRLSFVRP, encoded by the coding sequence GTGCTACCCGAGCGCCTGCTGGCCTCGCCCGCCCGCGTCGCCGCGGCTGCCTGGGAGCTGACCAGCGCCGGCACCCTGCCGGCGGCCCTGGCGATCTCGCTTGAGCGGGTCGCGGCGGGGTTCGCGCTGGGCGCGGCGGCGGGGCTCGGGCTCAGCCTGGTCGCGGGGCTGAGCCGGCTCGGGGAGAACGTGCTGGACCCCCCGCTGCAGATGCTGCGCGCGCTCCCGCACTTCGGCCTCATCCCGCTGCTCATTCTGTGGTTCGGCATCGGGGAGGCCCCGAAGATCGCGCTGGTCGCGCTCGGGGTCGCCTTCCCCTTGTACGTGAACACGTTTTCCGGCATCCGGGGCGCCGACGCGAAGCTCATCGAGGTCGCCCAGGTGCTCCGGCTCAGCCGGGCCCAGCGCATCTGGCACGTGATCCTGCCCTCGGCCCTGCCGCAGGCGCTGGTGGGCCTGCGCCAGAGCCTCGCCGCGGCCTGGCTCGCCCTCATCGTCGGGGAACAGGTCAACGCCGAGGCCGGGCTCGGCTACCTCGTCACCGACGCCCGCGAGTTCCTGCGGACCGACGTCATCGTGCTCGGGCTGCTCATCTACAGCTTGCTGGGCCTGTTGACCGACGCGCTGGTCCGGTACGCCGAAAGGAGGGCGCTGGCATGGCGGCTCAGCTTCGTCCGTCCGTGA
- a CDS encoding putative leader peptide: MNPREPLVARLHIDLCRPASALCPAHAS, encoded by the coding sequence ATGAATCCGCGTGAGCCGCTGGTTGCCCGCCTGCACATAGATCTGTGCCGGCCGGCGAGCGCGCTGTGTCCTGCTCACGCATCCTGA
- a CDS encoding tetratricopeptide repeat protein, whose translation MQSPHSSRGVDLSALRAAAQQNQQVRAQAGAPQPGTAPGPVVVDVTEATFQQEVVERSMSVPVVLDFWASWCGPCKQLSPILERLAQADGGRWVLAKIDVDANQRLAMAAGVQGIPAVKAVIGGQIVGEFTGAVPEPQVRQWLDQVLQLAARTLPGGGATPAAPQPAPDPALVKAEEAIQRGDLDGAIAAYQEILANEPANAAAKAGLARASLLKRTRDLNPQEVRKNAADRPDDVAAQCAAADLDMLGGHVEDAFARLVDTVRITTGDDRDKARMHLLELFEVLGPDDPRVNKARSALTSVLF comes from the coding sequence ATGCAGTCACCGCACAGTTCCCGTGGCGTGGATCTCAGCGCTCTCCGGGCCGCCGCGCAGCAGAACCAGCAGGTCCGGGCCCAGGCAGGTGCCCCGCAGCCGGGCACGGCGCCGGGGCCGGTGGTCGTGGACGTGACCGAGGCGACCTTCCAACAGGAGGTCGTCGAGCGATCGATGTCGGTGCCGGTCGTCCTGGACTTCTGGGCGAGCTGGTGCGGGCCGTGCAAGCAACTGAGCCCGATCCTGGAACGGCTGGCGCAGGCCGACGGCGGCCGGTGGGTACTGGCCAAGATCGACGTGGACGCCAACCAGCGGCTCGCCATGGCGGCCGGCGTACAGGGCATCCCCGCCGTCAAGGCCGTGATCGGCGGCCAGATCGTGGGCGAGTTCACCGGCGCGGTGCCCGAGCCGCAGGTGCGGCAGTGGCTCGACCAGGTGCTGCAGCTGGCCGCGCGCACGCTGCCCGGCGGCGGAGCCACCCCAGCCGCGCCGCAGCCGGCGCCCGACCCGGCCCTGGTCAAGGCCGAGGAGGCGATCCAGCGCGGTGACCTGGACGGGGCGATCGCCGCGTACCAGGAGATTCTCGCCAACGAGCCGGCCAACGCCGCGGCCAAGGCGGGTCTTGCCCGGGCGAGTCTGCTCAAGCGCACCCGGGACCTGAACCCCCAGGAGGTGCGCAAGAACGCGGCCGACCGTCCCGACGACGTCGCCGCCCAGTGCGCGGCCGCCGACCTGGACATGCTGGGCGGCCACGTGGAGGACGCCTTCGCCCGCCTCGTCGACACGGTGCGGATCACCACCGGCGACGACCGGGACAAGGCGCGCATGCACCTGCTGGAGCTGTTCGAGGTGCTGGGGCCGGACGACCCGCGGGTCAACAAGGCGCGGTCCGCGCTCACCAGCGTGCTCTTTTAG
- a CDS encoding acyl-CoA mutase large subunit family protein encodes MTPEEIQAGRERWQRRYDAAKKRDADFTTLSGLEVEPVYGPRPGDTYAGFERIGWPGEFPFTRGLYPTGYRGRTWTIRQFAGFGNAEQTNERYKMLLRAGGTGLSVAFDMPTLMGRDSDDPRSVGEVGHCGVAIDSAADMDVLFRDIPLGDITTSMTISGPAVPVFCMYLVAAERQGVDIHRLNGTLQTDIFKEYIAQKEWLFPPEPHLRLIGDLMEFCAHEIPAYKPLSVSGYHIREAGATAAQELAFTLADGFGYVELGLSRGLDVDEFAPGLSFFFDAHIDFFEEIAKFRAARRIWARWLRDVYGAKTDKAQWLRFHTQTAGVSLTAQQPYNNIVRTAIEALAAVLGGTNSLHTNALDEVLALPSEQAAEIALRTQQVIMEETGVTNVADPLGGSWYVEALTDKLEEEAEKIFAKIKEMGGGEHAQHKIGPMTSGILRGIEEGWFTSEIAESAFRYQQALEKGEKKIVGVNCHTETTEQPLEILRISHEVELEQKRALAERRASRDSARVDAALKRLVEVARTEENMIPAMLDAVRAEATLGEICDVLRAEWGTYTEPPRF; translated from the coding sequence GTGACTCCGGAGGAAATCCAGGCCGGGCGAGAGCGCTGGCAACGGCGGTACGACGCCGCCAAGAAGCGGGACGCGGACTTCACCACCCTCTCCGGTCTTGAGGTCGAGCCGGTCTACGGGCCACGCCCCGGCGACACTTACGCCGGCTTCGAGCGGATCGGCTGGCCGGGTGAGTTCCCGTTCACCCGCGGGCTGTACCCGACCGGGTACCGGGGCCGGACCTGGACGATCCGGCAGTTCGCCGGCTTCGGCAACGCCGAGCAGACCAACGAGCGGTACAAGATGCTGCTCCGCGCCGGCGGCACCGGGCTGTCGGTGGCGTTCGACATGCCCACGCTGATGGGCCGTGACTCCGACGACCCGCGCTCCGTCGGCGAGGTCGGGCACTGCGGCGTGGCCATCGACTCGGCCGCGGACATGGACGTCCTGTTCCGGGACATCCCGCTGGGCGACATCACCACGTCGATGACGATCAGCGGCCCGGCAGTGCCGGTCTTCTGCATGTACCTGGTGGCGGCCGAGCGCCAGGGCGTGGACATCCACCGCCTCAACGGCACTCTGCAGACCGACATCTTCAAGGAGTACATCGCGCAGAAGGAGTGGCTGTTCCCGCCGGAGCCGCACCTGCGGCTGATCGGCGACCTCATGGAGTTCTGCGCGCACGAGATCCCGGCGTACAAGCCGCTGTCGGTGTCCGGCTACCACATCCGCGAGGCGGGCGCGACCGCCGCGCAGGAGCTGGCGTTCACCCTCGCCGACGGCTTCGGGTACGTGGAGCTGGGGCTCTCCCGGGGCCTGGACGTCGACGAGTTCGCGCCCGGCCTGTCGTTCTTCTTCGACGCGCACATCGACTTCTTCGAGGAGATCGCCAAGTTCCGGGCCGCGCGGCGGATCTGGGCTCGCTGGCTGCGCGACGTGTACGGCGCGAAGACCGACAAGGCGCAGTGGCTGCGGTTCCACACCCAGACCGCGGGCGTGTCGCTGACCGCGCAGCAGCCGTACAACAACATCGTCCGCACCGCGATCGAGGCGCTCGCCGCGGTGCTCGGCGGCACCAACTCCCTGCACACCAACGCGCTGGACGAGGTGCTGGCCCTGCCGAGCGAACAGGCGGCCGAGATCGCGCTGCGCACCCAGCAGGTGATCATGGAGGAGACCGGCGTCACCAACGTGGCCGACCCGCTGGGCGGCTCCTGGTACGTCGAGGCGCTCACCGACAAGCTCGAGGAAGAGGCCGAGAAGATCTTCGCCAAGATCAAGGAGATGGGCGGCGGCGAGCACGCCCAGCACAAGATCGGCCCGATGACCTCCGGCATCCTGCGCGGCATCGAGGAGGGCTGGTTCACCTCCGAGATCGCCGAGTCGGCGTTCCGGTACCAGCAGGCCCTGGAGAAGGGCGAGAAGAAGATCGTCGGCGTCAACTGCCACACCGAGACCACCGAGCAGCCGCTGGAGATCCTGCGGATCAGCCACGAGGTCGAGCTGGAGCAGAAGCGGGCGCTCGCCGAGCGCCGGGCCAGCCGCGACTCCGCCCGCGTGGACGCCGCGCTCAAGCGGCTGGTCGAGGTGGCCCGCACCGAGGAGAACATGATTCCGGCGATGCTGGACGCGGTCCGGGCCGAGGCGACGCTGGGCGAGATCTGCGACGTGCTGCGCGCCGAGTGGGGGACGTACACCGAGCCGCCGCGCTTCTGA
- a CDS encoding MarR family winged helix-turn-helix transcriptional regulator, with amino-acid sequence MVKPLNLPFDPIVRAAELWEEHFGPSSGMAAATSIMRAQQILLAELDAIVKPYGLTFARYEALVLLSFSQRGALPLSKIGQRLMVHPTSVTNTVDRLEAQGLVRRMPNPRDRRGTLAAITERGRDVVARATKDLMAADFGMRSLDEEQRAELFALLRRLRVEAGDFTES; translated from the coding sequence GTGGTGAAGCCGCTGAACCTCCCCTTCGATCCGATCGTCCGCGCCGCGGAGCTGTGGGAGGAGCACTTCGGCCCGTCCTCCGGCATGGCCGCGGCGACCTCGATCATGCGTGCCCAGCAGATCCTGCTCGCTGAGCTGGATGCGATCGTCAAGCCCTACGGGCTCACCTTCGCGCGGTACGAGGCGCTCGTGCTGCTCAGCTTCAGCCAGCGCGGGGCGCTGCCGCTCAGCAAGATCGGGCAGCGGCTCATGGTCCATCCGACCAGCGTCACCAACACCGTCGACCGGCTGGAGGCGCAGGGGCTGGTTCGGCGGATGCCCAACCCGCGCGACCGCCGCGGCACGCTCGCGGCCATCACCGAGCGGGGCCGCGACGTGGTCGCCCGGGCGACCAAGGACCTGATGGCCGCCGACTTCGGGATGCGCTCGCTGGACGAGGAGCAGCGGGCCGAGCTGTTCGCGCTGCTGCGCCGGCTGCGCGTGGAGGCGGGCGACTTCACCGAATCCTGA
- a CDS encoding MTH1187 family thiamine-binding protein, which translates to MIIAFSVTPLGVGEDVGEYVAEAVRVVRESGLPNRTDAMFTLVEGEWDEVMAVVKRAVEAVQARAPRVSLVLKADIRPGVTDALTKKVESVERYLAERD; encoded by the coding sequence GTGATCATCGCGTTCTCGGTGACCCCGCTCGGTGTCGGGGAAGATGTCGGCGAGTACGTCGCGGAGGCGGTCCGGGTGGTCCGCGAGAGCGGGCTGCCGAACCGGACCGACGCCATGTTCACCCTGGTCGAGGGCGAGTGGGACGAGGTGATGGCCGTGGTCAAGCGCGCGGTGGAGGCCGTCCAGGCCCGCGCGCCCCGGGTCAGCCTGGTCCTCAAGGCCGACATCCGGCCGGGCGTCACGGACGCGCTGACCAAGAAGGTCGAGAGCGTCGAGCGGTACCTGGCGGAGCGGGACTGA